The Swingsia samuiensis genome contains the following window.
CTGAGAAGGGTAGTCAATTTTACCACACCCAGCACATGCTAAGTTACAACGAAAAAGTGGTTCGAGCATTAAGACCAGCGGATAACGCTTACGCCCTGTGAGATGTTGTTTGACAACATATCCCCCGACTCGAACAGCCTGCATCAAAGGAACGGCCATTTTAATCCTCTGGCTTCCACCCCCGCATAATACCTACACAAAACATTAGGTACCGCAGAGATTTTTATAATTCTAAATTACCCTCTAGATAATTGGCCTTACTCTAACCTACAAGGCCAAAATTCAAAGAAATATCACACGTCTCTTTGAACGCCCTTGATCTTAAGCAGAGCAACACAACTGTACCCATAGAATTACAGCATTACAATTATTCGTGTGACGCGCACACCACAAAGGTATAGGAACGTTGTCATGCAAATTCACCGATACCATGCGACAAGCAAATAATTTTTTGTTAAACTACATTTCTAGGAAGGATAATAGCATGACCAAGTTTCAGAAGTTAACTCTCAAAATAGCCTTGTCACTGTTGGTTCCTTGCTCTTTTGCAGGAATCATCCATTCGTCAGCTTTTGCTCAAACCACTTCGGTGAGTAGCACCAATTCCTCAGCCGCAGCGGCCCCTGTACAAGCCTTATATAAGGCGCTTACGGATGCCCAGACAAAAGGCAAAACCCTTCAACAACGAGTTATGATCATCACTCCAGCCGTTGATCAAGTATTTGACTTGGATGGTATTCTCCACCGCTCTGTCGGTCTTCGTTATGAAACCCTCAAGCCTTCCGATAAAGCACGCCTTCTAAGTTCGTTCCGTCGCTTTACAATCGCTCGATATGCTTCTTCCTTCACTCCGGGCGATAATGTAACTTTCAAAATCTCTCCAACAGTTCGTGCCAATCCAACAGGTGGGCAAATTGTTGATACCATTATTTATAATGGCCCAGACAACCCGAACACCATTGATTACGTCATGTCTCAAAGCAACTCTGGGTGGCGCATTACAGACATTTTATTAAATGGTCGAATTAGTCAGGTTGCTGCTCAACGTGCAGATTTCAATAGTACGCTTGCCACAGGTGGAGCAGAGGGCCTAGCAACTAACCTAGACCAAAAAGCTACACAATTCCTTCATAACTAATCAGGTTTTTCTCCAAAAAGGCTAATTCACTCGTGTTTCGGTTTTCTTCGCTTGCGACTGGCTTCAGTATTCTCGTCTCCAGCGCGGGTATCTTTCAAAATATTCTGGGAGCAACAGCCCTTCATCGCTTTATACGGAAGGCCAGAATATCTGATGAAGAAGTTCACTCCTCACAAAATTGGCCTGCCATCACCGTTTTAAAGCCGCTTCATAATAATGAGCCTCTGCTTTATGAAGCACTTGAAAGCGTTTTTTCACAAGAATATCCAAATTTTCAAATTGTTTTTGGGGTGCAAAGCACACAAGATAGTGCTCTCCCCATCATCAAACAACTTCATAAACAGTACCCTCATATTCCTATCGAAATTGTCATTAATGATGCGGAACATGGGGTTAACCGCAAAGTAAGTAACCTCATCAATATGTATGAGGCAGCCCAATATAATTATCTCGTAATCTCAGATTCGGACATTCATTGTGAGCCGAATTACTTAAAACATGTCGCCTCAAGTCTTGCTCAAACAAACACCGGCTTAGTCACCACATTATATGCTGGCCGCCCCGCTTCCAAAACCATGGTGCAACAACTTGGGGCCCTGCAGATTAATGATAATTTCCTCCCGGGCGTCATGATGTCTCGTGTCCTAGGCCGACAAGACTGCCTCGGCGCAACGATGGCGCTCACCAGAGAAACCCTTGAAAAAATTGGTGGCTTGAAAGCCTTAGCTAATCACGTTGCTGATGATGCTGTGTTGGGTCAACTCGTACGGGAGTTGGGGCTTGATATTGCCATTGCCCCAACACTAACGCACACCACAGTTGGCGAAGCCTCTTTTAAAGAACTTCTCCTTCATGAATTACGCTGGGGCAGAACAGTCAAAAGTGTTGAACCGCTTGGATATACTCTTTCAGCCATTCAACTTCCTCTTTTTTGGAGTGCCCTTGCCCTTCTTTTACGACCAAGATCACCCCACATATGGGCTTTCTTTCTTTCCACATGGGCTATACGAAGTGGCTTGAGTTCTTTAATTGACCGACAAACAAAATGTACCCTACACCATAAAAACTTTCTTTTACCCTTTCGTGACGTCCTGTCCGTCGCCATCATGCTGGGTAGTGTTCATGGAACACGCGTTGCATGGCGGGGCAGAACAGTCCATATCAAGAAAAGAAAATCTTAATCCTTGGCATACAAGCCCTGAACATATAAGCCCGACGTTACCAACAGGAGTATCACCTCAATGATGAGAACCCTTTTCCTTCAACCGCCCTCTTTCGATGGTTTCGATGGTGGCGCTGGATCTCGTTATCAGGCCAAACGTGAAATCAAATCTTTCTGGTTCCCAACATGGCTTGCTCAGCCAGCTGCGCTTGTTCCGGGCTCACGTCTGATTGATGCTCCTCCTGCTAAAATGGGAATGGATCCAATTCTTGAAGATATCAAGAATCGTGATCTTGTCATTATCCATACCTCTACACCATCTTTTGCTTCTGATGTGCGCGTCGCTCAAATGCTTAAAGATGCTAACCCTAAGCTCATCATCGGAATGGTTGGGGCAAAAGTTGCTGTCCAGCCTGACGAAAGCATGGCGAAGGGTACGCCAATTGATTTCGTTGCACGCAATGAATTTGATTTCACCATTAAAGAAATCGCAGAAGGCAAACCACTTGCCGAAGTAGATGGCATCACATGGCGGAATGAAAAAGGCGAAGTCATCGCGAATAAAGACCGTGCGATGATTGAAGACATGGATAGCCTTCCTTTCGTTACGGAAGTCTATAAGCGTGATCTGAACATCAATGACTACTTCATTGGCTACTTAAAACACCCTTATATCTCTATTTATACAGGCCGTGGCTGTAAGTCCCGTTGTACGTTCTGCCTCTGGCCACAAACCGTTGGTGGACATCGTTACCGCACACGTAGCCCTGAACACGTTGCGGCTGAAGTGCGTCTTGCCAAACAATATTTCCCAGAAGTGAAGGAGTTCATGTTTGATGATGATACCTTCACTGATGATCTTCCACGCGCAGAAGCTATCGCTCGTGAAATGGGAAAACTTGGCGTCACATGGTCTTGTAATGCCAAAGCAAACGTCCCTTACGAGACACTAAAAATCATGAAAGAGAACGGCCTACGCCTTCTTCTTGTTGGTTATGAAAGTGGCAATCAGCAAATCCTTCACAACATTAAGAAGGGTATGCGTATTGAAGTTGCGAAAGAGTTTACCAAGAACTGCCATAAGCTTGGCATCAAAATCCATGGTACCTTCATCGTTGGCCTACCTGGTGAGACGAAAGAAACGATTCAAGAAACCATCGAATTCGCAAAAGAAATCAACCCTCACACACTACAAGTCTCTTTGGCAGCGCCTTACCCCGGCACGCACCTGCACAAACAAGCCACAGAGAATGGTTGGTTTAACGAATCCGAAGCTGAGCTGATTGACGAGAACGGTGTTCAGATTGCTCCTCTGCACTACCCTCACCTCTCTCACACTGAAATTTTTGATAGCGTGGAAGAGTTCTACCGCAAATTCTATTTCAGAGGCTCCAAGATCGCTTCTATCGTCAATGAAATGGTTCGTAGCCCACAGATGATGAAGCGTCGTCTACGTGAAGGCGTTGAGTTCTTCCAATTCCTTAAAGACCGTCACGTCGCCTAATCAAAAACAAGTGTCTCTTTTAAAAGCATGGCTATTGCGCCATGCTTTTTTTATAATATCCCCTCTTATAGCTTCATTCGGAAATCTTTCTTATGACACGCAGTGCCATTATTTCAGCTGATGATTTTGGTATGAGCATAGAAGTTAATGAAGCCATCGAAGAAGCTCACCGAAAGGGTATTCTCTCTACAGCTAGCCTTATGGTAGCGGGTGATGCCGCATCTGATGCCATAAGACGAGCGAAAAAAAATCCAACCTTGAACGTTGGCCTTCATGTCGTAGCTATTGAGGCTAAATCCGTTTTAGATCTTCCCACGATCACCGATACACAAGGTTGGTTTGGCAGAGATCAGCTCACTTTGGGCATAAAGTATTTCTTTAATAGCCGCGCACGAAATGCTATCGGGCGCGAAATTGAAGCACAATACCGCTCTTTCATGCGCTCTGGCCTCACACTTGACCATGCGAATGCACACAAACACATGCATCTGCATCCTGTTGTAGGGCATTTCCTGATCAAGTCTGGAAAAAACCATGGTCTAAAAGCCGTAAGATCACCTCTCGAACCGCCTCAACCTCTGCACGCAAAAGATAATTTAGGTGATCTGACTTTAAGATATTGGATACAGGTTTTACGTTCGCAAATTTCTAGAGCCCGTCTCAAAACAAATGACTGGTGTTTTGGCCTTCGCTGGTCAGGACATATGACCAAAGAACGAATCCATTCTTTAATCCCACGCCTGCCTGACGGAGTGAGTGAAATCTATTTTCACCCTGCAACATCTCAAAATGAAATGATGAAGCATTTCATGCCGGACTATAATCAAACAGGAGAGCTAGAAGCCCTCCTTGACCTTAATATCCGAAACGCACTTTCTCAAAATAATATTAACCCAATTGGCTGGGCCAATTTATAAGATTTTATGCGCGTAAAGAGAAATCGTCCTCAGGTCTCGCTCCAACACGCGTTATAATTGCAGCCGCAGCTTCATTTCCCAACTGTGCACACTTTTGCAAATCACGGCCTTTACTCAAGCCGGCTAAGAAACCCGCAGCAAAAGCATCCCCCGCACCCGTTGTATCAACAACTTTTACAGGCTGGGTTGGAACATCAAATCGATCTTCCCCAGCCACTACAACAGCGCCTTTCTCTGCGCGTGTCAGAACAGCGAGTTGCGTTTCTTTTGCGATTTGTTGCGAAGCAGAATCAAAATCAGACGTTTCATAGAGCGCTAAAATCTCAGCTTCGTTCGCAAAAAGTATATCAATATGCCCCGCAACCAATGCACGAAATGCCGCCCGATGGCGTTCCACACAGAACGTGTCAGATAACGTTAACGCAACTTTATTTCCTGCCTGACGTGCAAATTGAGCGGCTTGCTCAAACGCTGCCTGTGCCTGTGGCTTATCGTAAAGATATCCTTCCAAATAGGTAATACGTGCGCTTTCAACTGTTTCTTTATCCACATCAGACGGCGTAAACTCTGTACACGCTCCAAGATACGTAAACATGGTTCTCTGACCATCTGGTGTAATCAACACGATACACCGTGCTGTTGGGATATTTTGCTCTTGCGACAATGGAGAACTTGGAAACGCCAAACCTTGCGCACGCACATCCTCTGCAAATTGCTGTCCTGTTTTATCGTCCGCAACTTTGCCTAAATAAGCTACCTTCGCTCCCATTTTAGAAGCAACAACAGCCGTATTAGCCGCTGAACCGCCTCCTGAAATTTTTTCAATCCGAATATGACGTTCAATTTTTTGCGCCATCTCTGCATCAATTAAAGTCATACTCCCTGCTGTGACCCCAAGTTCAGCAACGACAGATGTTTCAACATGGGCCAAAACATCCACGATAGCATTACCAATACAAAGAAGATCGAACCGGGAAACAGACATGGAAACTCCAAATTGGATAAAAAATACGTCAAAAAATAGTTTATGCCATTAAATCAACACGATCATAAGCCCCAATTTAGGCCATACCAACCGCTTGGGTTATGTCGTGTCAAAAAAGAGGTTTTTTTATCTATTTTGACGTGTTCACCCTTTGCTGATGGCATAATTGTGTAATAATGCACAAATAATTGTTTTCTCCTGTTTCAGCTTTTGCGAAACAGTTATATACAACGACTGAGTAGTTATTGTTCTTTCCAGATCCGTAGCGGGGTTTCCTTGTTCAGAAGACGTAAACCGGAAGAAGACGCCAAACCTGCCGAAGAGAAAAAACCAACAGCAGGTCAGCAACCTATATTCCCGACTAAGCCGGATACCTCCAGCCAGAAAGATTCCGCGGCCGGATCCGGACCATCCAGCACCCAGACACCACAACAGAAGGACCCCTCCACTATGGGTCGCTCCCCTTTCCCAACTCCTCCCTCTCCTCCACCATCTGGTGCTACTCCTCCTACGCCTCCATCGGCAGCACCACGCCCCGGCATCCCCGGTGCGCCACAACAAACTGGCCCAGAGCGTCGTACACTTGTTGTTGGCCGCGGCATTAGCGTTCAAGGCACTGTTCAAGATGCAGAACGCTTGGTTGTTGAAGGCACAGTCGAATCAAGCATGATTCAGGCGACTGAAGTTTCTGTTGCTCAAGGCGGTGTATTCCGTGGGGCCATCGAAGTTGAAGATGCAGAAGTAGCCGGCACAATCGACGGCACACTCACAGTTAATGGTAGCCTAACCATCCGTGGCAGTGGACGTCTTCTTGGAAAAGCAAAATGCCGCCGCTTGAAGGTTGAAGATGGCGGTCAGATCACCGGTCAACTTGAAATGATCACAGGTGATAAGCCCTCTTCCTCACCATCTGGAACTGAAAAGAAATTAGAAGCTTAATTTCTTTCCTTTTTCTTATATAATAACTACTACACACCCGCTCCTCTTAAGAAGAGCGGGTTTTTTACAATAACTTATTTATAAAAATACTTTACCGCTCAATAATAAAGTATCTAAACTTGAATTAATGTTTTATATTACGTTTTGTTATGAAATATCCCCATAATACCAGTGCTTAAAATTTATTTTAATTAAATCTCTGTATTAAACTGTAGTTTATACCTTTGTTAAACTCATCTTGTGTATATCAATAGTTTCTTTGCATAACCGTACCAGGACGCGCCTACTCAATGAATGCCATTGTTGTCACCGCGTTAAGACGACCACTTACTTTTGTCGTTTTGTCGATCCTGATCGTGATGCTTGGCATCATGTCAATCTTCAGAACGCCAACGGACGTCTTTCCGAACATCAAAGTTCCGGTTGTTGCTGTTGTATGGACCTACCCCGGTCTGTTACCTCAGCAATTTGCCGGACGTATCACTTATAATTTCGAGCTTGCCGTTACCACAACGGTACAAAACATCGAGCATATGGAGTCGAGCTCCTATTATGGTCGCTCGATCGTTAATATTTACTTCCAACCCGGCACCCCAATTGGAACAGCTGAGGCAGAAGTAACGGCAATCTCTCAAACCGTGCTTCTGGGGCTTCCCCCTAAAGTACCCGCACCGATGATCATGGCTCTGAATCCGTCTCAGGTCCCAGTCATTGCGCTTCAGGTGACATCCCCCAAACAAACCCCCTCAGATTTGTTTAAGCTTGGTGTCATCACTATACGTCCATTACTGGCAACAGTTCCCGGCGCTGTCGTAGCCCATCCTTACGGGGGCATGGACAGCTTTGTCATGGTTTCCCTCAACCAGCAGGAACTACGAGCGCATCACCTTTCTGCTGCTGACGTACAGTCTGCATTAAGAGAGCAAAATATTGTTCTTCCTGCAGGTGATCAAAAGATCGATGCAACAGACTGGATGGTTCAGACCAACGCTGCCCCGGAATCTTTGGATGACATCGCCAATATTCCTGTAAAGCGTATCGGGAATGCCGTCATTTACGTTCGAGATGTTGCCGAAGTCTATCGTGGGGGGCACCCTCAAACAAACCTTGTCTTGGTCAAAGGCCGTCAAGGTGTTGAAATGATTACCCAAAAAGCGGGAACAGCTTCCACCTTGGACGTTGTCGCTGCAACAAAGGCTTTATTACCCCGCCTGAAAAATATTCTCCCACCAGACGTCAAAGTCACCATTTTATCTGACGCATCCGTCATGGTGAAAGATCAAATTAAAGACGTCTTGCAGGAGATGATTACCGCAGCATTACTCACCGGGGTTGTGGTTCTCCTTTTCCTTGGATCATGGCGCTCTACTGTCATTATCGCGACATCCATCCCACTCGCCATTCTGTCCTCCATCATAGGGCTTGGCTGGGCTGGAGAATCCATTAACGTTATGACCCTTGGTGGCCTCGCTCTGGCCGTTGGTATTCTGGTCGATGACGCCACCGTCATGATTGAGAATATCGATACTCACCTTGAAATGGGAAAAGACCTCGACCTTGCCATCATTGATGCTGCAAACCAGATCGTTATTCCCACCTTCGTTTCCACCACATGTATTTGTATCGTATGGCTCCCGCTTTTTGAACTTGATGGCGTTTCAGGGTATCTGTTCATGCCCATGGCCAAAGCCATTATCTTTGCCATGATCGCTTCTTTTATTCTTTCCCGTACGCTTGTTCCTACGATGGCAAAATACCTCCTTGCCGGTCAGGTTCATCATGGGGGAGAACACGAGCATGCTGCACCCAAAGGTTTCTTTGGGCGTTTCCAGCAAGGTTTCGAAAAGCGTTTCAACCAATTCCGTGATGGATATGAAGTCGTCCTACGGCGGTGCGTGCAACGTCGAGGGGTCTTTGTTCTTACCTTCCTTGGTATTTCATTAGCGTCCATGAGCCTTTATGCCTTTGCTGGCCGAGACTTCTTCCCTGAAGTTAAATCAGGCTCTCTCCAAATGCACCTTCGCGCTCCCCTCGGGACACGGATTGAAGTCGCTGGACGTATCGCTGCTTTAGTGGATAACCGTATCCATCAACTTCTTCCCGGCAAAGTGGAAAACATTATTTCCAACTGTGGTCTTCCTGAAGGTCCCCATAACCAAGCCTTCATGCCAACTCCAACAGTAGGCACGCAGGACTGTGATCTGACGATTACATTAAAGAACGAGCAGTCACCTGTTTGGGAATATCGTAAACTCCTCCGGAAAGATCTATCGGCGCGCTTCCCCGGAACTGTCTTTACTTTCCAACCAGCAGACCTGACCGACAAAATTCTGAACTTTGGGTCTTCTGCACCTATCGACATCCAGATTTCCGGCCCTGTCGCCAGTGATAACTACAATTACGCAAAACGTATCGTTGGCAAAATCAAGCATGTCCCGGGAACGGCAGATGTTAACATTCAGCAAACGATGTCCACGCCGACCCTAATGGTGAATGGTAACCGTACCTTCGGGCAAGCCACCGGGGTAAGTGAACAGAATATTGCTGAAAACGAACTCTATACACTGTCTGGATCAGTCGTCGTCGATCCACAGTTCTGGCTCGACCCTGAAGATAACGTTACCTTCCCGCTCAACCTCTACACCTCCCAAGATCAGCTTACGCACTTAAGTGATCTACTTACGATTCCGATTGATAAGGGGGATGGTAATCCACAAAATATTGATCCACAGCTTCTTGGTGCTGTGGCCGATGTCATTGCAACGGGAACGCCTGGTGAAGTTTCTCACTTCAACTCCATGTCTGAGATCGATATTTACGTAAATATCGAAGGGACAGATATGGGATCTGTTCTGGACAACGTGAAGAAAGTTCTAGCCGACGATCGTGCAAACGCTCCTCGCTCGTCAGATGTGACAATCCATGGGCAAGCCACCACGATGCATAGTGCTTACTCACAGCTGATCTTCGGCTTGTGCATCTCAGTCGTGTTGATTTACCTGCTCATTGTTGTGAACTTCCAATCATGGACTGACCCTTTCATCATCATCACCGCCCTTCCTGGTGCTTTAGGCGGCATTGCGTGGGCTCTTTTCCTCACCGGAACCCGCTTGTCTGTTCCAGCTCTCACGGGCGCTATCATGTGCATGGGAACAGCTACAGCAAACTCTATTCTGGTTGTTTCATTCGCTCGTGAACGTATTGAAATTCATGGAGACGCCCTCAAAGCAGCGGTCGAATCTGGCTTTGGCCGTATTCGCCCTGTCATGATGACGGCTCTCGCCATGATCGTCGGGATGATTCCTATGGCAACATCCAATTCTACCAATGCTCCTTTAGGACGTGCTGTCATTGGGGGCTTACTTGTTGCTACCGTCTCAACCCTTCTTTTTGTTCCTTGCGTATACGCCATCATTCACAACCGTTCGTCGCACAAAAAGGAAACAGCATAATGGCCAGCTCTCCTAAAATCTTCGCTATCGCGGGAAGCTGCCTTCTCGCTGCTTACGTTGGCTTTATCGTGATTGAAAAGGCTCATACGGCCTCTACATTAAAGGCTGATACAGACGCCAGCGCTGTCTATAACGTTTCCATCGTCAACGCGATAAAGTCCCCCCAAAAGGTTGCTCTTACCCTTCCGGGCACCATTGATGCTTGGTACCAAGCCCCTATATACCCGCAGGTCTCTGGCTATGTGAAAATGTGGTACAAAGACTATGGTGCCCATGTGAAGGCTGGAGATGCCCTTGCTGAAATTAATGCACCAGCATTAGACGCCGAGTACCAACAAGCAAAAGCTGATTTAAACGCTGTTCTAGCCAAATATCATTTGGCGGCAGTCACAGCTGAGCGTTGGCGCGCCATGGGGCGTTCGCAGTCTGTTTCAGGCCAGTCTGTTTCTGTCTCCAATGCGAACGAGCAATCTGCCCGAGCAGAAGTTGCAGCAGCTCAACATAATGTGGATCACTTCGAGGCGTTAGAGAAATTCAAAACGATTGTTGCGCCGTTCGATGGTGTCGTCACCGCACGTGAAATCAACGTCGGTGATTATGTCCATAATGGTGGAGGGAACCTAAGCGCAACAGGAAGTGCTTCTGAACTTTTCACCGTTGCAGATGTACAAAAACTACGTCTTTTTGTTTCGGTACCAGAAGTCTTTTCTTATATCCTTCAACCTGATTTAACGGCAACGGTCAGTGTCCCTCAATATCGTGGCCGTACATTCGAAGCCCATTATCTTACAACGTCTCACGGGTTTGACCCCAACACACGTACAGCCGTTGCTGAATTTACGCTTGATAACCAAAATGAAGAGCTATGGCCCGGAACTTTTGCCTCAGCTGCGCTAAAATCACATAATGAAGACACGCAACTGTATGAAATTCCGACCAGTGCTCTCGTTTTTGAAGAAAAGGGCATGCAAGTTGCTGTTGTCGACACCAGCAACCATGTCCACTATAAAAATATCACGATCGGTCGCATGGCTGACACCTCCACAGAGGTACAATCAGGCATTAGCCCCAATGATCGCATCATCGCCAACCCACCGGCTGATCTCTTGGAAGGGGATCCAGTAAATGTTGTGCAAGGCGAACGAGGATATAACCAATCCGGCTTCGGGAAATCACAATGACCCACTCCGCTCTTCGTCACTTTACACTCGCATGCGGATCAGCCCTCTCATTCTTGAGCCTTTCTGCGTGCGATCTTGCGCCAACATATAAAACACCTCAATTTGTCGTCCCTGATAGTTGGCGAGGTCAGGCCCCGTTTGCCATTGCAACTCCAGCAGATACCACCATCCCAACCGAGTGGTGGACGATGTTTAAAGACCCTCTTCTTAATGAGTTAGAAGAAAGGGCCACAGCAGAAAATGGGGACCTTCAAGCAGCAGCGGAACGCTTTATTCAAGCCCGCGCTCTAGCTGTTGCGGCACGATCAGAACTGTTCCCACATGCTAATTTTGATGTGGGTGCGTCTGATAATAAACAATCTGCAGATCGTTTATTCCGTAACGGTGCGACACTCACTCAAACCCAAGAAGAATATGGTGGTGGGTTATCATGGGAGCCAGATTTCTGGTCTTCCATCCGCAATCGAGTTCGGGAACAAAAGCAGTTTGCCCAGCAACGCGCTGCGGACTTCGCAATGGCGCGCTTGAGTATGCAAGCTGAACTAGCACGTGATTATATCCAGTTACGTGGATATGACGCACAAAATGCAATCTATGCTCAATCCATCGCCTTTTATCAGCGTGCAGTGGCGATCACAGAAAATCAGCTCAAATACCAAGCGGCACCAAGGCTTGACCTTGCTCGAGCACAAGCTCAGCTTTACACAACGCAAGCCGCTCAGTTAGATATTCAAGCCGCTCGTCAGGTCACGGAACATGCTATTGCCGTTTTAACCAATACTGCTCCTTCTTCTTTTCATATCCCGAGCATTCAGAAATTCAGCTTTATTCAACCCAATATTCCTCTGAGTGTTCCTTCCGTTCTCCTCCAGAGACGTCCTGACATTGCTTCTTCTGAACGTAAGATGGCTCAAGCCAATCGGGAAATTGGTATCGCCCGGGCAGCCTTCTACCCTCATATTTCCTTAAATGCTGGAGCTGGCTTTGAAGCTAATGGCTTCTCCTTGGCACGCTTAGCCAACTCCTTGTGGACGTATGGAGCAAGCTTGCATATGCCACTGTTTGATGGTGGTCTTCGCCGAGCTGAACTTCAGAGAACATGGTCACAATATCGTGAAACGCGGGACGAATATCGTTCACAAATTCTATCTGCTTTCAGAGAAGTAGAAGATGGTCTTTCACTTACAGATCGTCTGACAAAAGAAAACCAAGCCTTAGAGCGCGCTGTTAAAGCCAACCTTGAAACTCAAAATATGACCATGACCCTTTATCAAGGAGGCGTTGGCACATATCTTGAAGCCATTTTCAGTCAAGAAAATACACTGGATAGTCGTATTCATCAGGTTGAAATTGCCACCCGTCTTTATACCGCGGATGTCAATTTAATCCGTAGCCTTGGTGGTGGGTGGAATGTTTCAAACCTCCCAACTATGGATCAGACCCTCTCTATGGGGCCGTTCCAATATGAGAATTTACATCATCCTAAACCTGTTGGAGACGTAAACGCTTCTCAATACCCCAATCAGTTTGAGAACCTTACGACACCAGCCCCTACCACTCCCGGCCGTGGATACGGAAAAGCACTTCCAGCTCTTCCCATGGGCAGCCTGAATAACAAATAAAACGTTATTGAATGGACCACATAAAAAAAGCCGCCCTTTTGTGGGCGGCTTTTTTAGCTTAACATTAATCTCTACGATCTCGTATTTTTACATAAGCAATCGCAGCATGTTCTGCGCAATATGGTTTTCCACTCAATGGCGTTGCACCACAAAAATGAAAACCTGGTGTCCCTGGATCACCGATAGGCCAGCAACAGGCAGGACCTCTACGAGTAGAACGG
Protein-coding sequences here:
- a CDS encoding adenosine kinase, producing MSVSRFDLLCIGNAIVDVLAHVETSVVAELGVTAGSMTLIDAEMAQKIERHIRIEKISGGGSAANTAVVASKMGAKVAYLGKVADDKTGQQFAEDVRAQGLAFPSSPLSQEQNIPTARCIVLITPDGQRTMFTYLGACTEFTPSDVDKETVESARITYLEGYLYDKPQAQAAFEQAAQFARQAGNKVALTLSDTFCVERHRAAFRALVAGHIDILFANEAEILALYETSDFDSASQQIAKETQLAVLTRAEKGAVVVAGEDRFDVPTQPVKVVDTTGAGDAFAAGFLAGLSKGRDLQKCAQLGNEAAAAIITRVGARPEDDFSLRA
- the hpnK gene encoding hopanoid biosynthesis-associated protein HpnK, whose amino-acid sequence is MTRSAIISADDFGMSIEVNEAIEEAHRKGILSTASLMVAGDAASDAIRRAKKNPTLNVGLHVVAIEAKSVLDLPTITDTQGWFGRDQLTLGIKYFFNSRARNAIGREIEAQYRSFMRSGLTLDHANAHKHMHLHPVVGHFLIKSGKNHGLKAVRSPLEPPQPLHAKDNLGDLTLRYWIQVLRSQISRARLKTNDWCFGLRWSGHMTKERIHSLIPRLPDGVSEIYFHPATSQNEMMKHFMPDYNQTGELEALLDLNIRNALSQNNINPIGWANL
- the hpnJ gene encoding hopanoid biosynthesis associated radical SAM protein HpnJ yields the protein MMRTLFLQPPSFDGFDGGAGSRYQAKREIKSFWFPTWLAQPAALVPGSRLIDAPPAKMGMDPILEDIKNRDLVIIHTSTPSFASDVRVAQMLKDANPKLIIGMVGAKVAVQPDESMAKGTPIDFVARNEFDFTIKEIAEGKPLAEVDGITWRNEKGEVIANKDRAMIEDMDSLPFVTEVYKRDLNINDYFIGYLKHPYISIYTGRGCKSRCTFCLWPQTVGGHRYRTRSPEHVAAEVRLAKQYFPEVKEFMFDDDTFTDDLPRAEAIAREMGKLGVTWSCNAKANVPYETLKIMKENGLRLLLVGYESGNQQILHNIKKGMRIEVAKEFTKNCHKLGIKIHGTFIVGLPGETKETIQETIEFAKEINPHTLQVSLAAPYPGTHLHKQATENGWFNESEAELIDENGVQIAPLHYPHLSHTEIFDSVEEFYRKFYFRGSKIASIVNEMVRSPQMMKRRLREGVEFFQFLKDRHVA
- a CDS encoding bactofilin family protein, with product MFRRRKPEEDAKPAEEKKPTAGQQPIFPTKPDTSSQKDSAAGSGPSSTQTPQQKDPSTMGRSPFPTPPSPPPSGATPPTPPSAAPRPGIPGAPQQTGPERRTLVVGRGISVQGTVQDAERLVVEGTVESSMIQATEVSVAQGGVFRGAIEVEDAEVAGTIDGTLTVNGSLTIRGSGRLLGKAKCRRLKVEDGGQITGQLEMITGDKPSSSPSGTEKKLEA
- the hpnI gene encoding bacteriohopanetetrol glucosamine biosynthesis glycosyltransferase HpnI codes for the protein MFRFSSLATGFSILVSSAGIFQNILGATALHRFIRKARISDEEVHSSQNWPAITVLKPLHNNEPLLYEALESVFSQEYPNFQIVFGVQSTQDSALPIIKQLHKQYPHIPIEIVINDAEHGVNRKVSNLINMYEAAQYNYLVISDSDIHCEPNYLKHVASSLAQTNTGLVTTLYAGRPASKTMVQQLGALQINDNFLPGVMMSRVLGRQDCLGATMALTRETLEKIGGLKALANHVADDAVLGQLVRELGLDIAIAPTLTHTTVGEASFKELLLHELRWGRTVKSVEPLGYTLSAIQLPLFWSALALLLRPRSPHIWAFFLSTWAIRSGLSSLIDRQTKCTLHHKNFLLPFRDVLSVAIMLGSVHGTRVAWRGRTVHIKKRKS
- a CDS encoding ABC transporter substrate-binding protein, with the protein product MTKFQKLTLKIALSLLVPCSFAGIIHSSAFAQTTSVSSTNSSAAAAPVQALYKALTDAQTKGKTLQQRVMIITPAVDQVFDLDGILHRSVGLRYETLKPSDKARLLSSFRRFTIARYASSFTPGDNVTFKISPTVRANPTGGQIVDTIIYNGPDNPNTIDYVMSQSNSGWRITDILLNGRISQVAAQRADFNSTLATGGAEGLATNLDQKATQFLHN